The following coding sequences are from one Lolium rigidum isolate FL_2022 chromosome 6, APGP_CSIRO_Lrig_0.1, whole genome shotgun sequence window:
- the LOC124660024 gene encoding uncharacterized protein LOC124660024: protein MAKRGAQGQEKKQENKRPRPDHKQHLYLVLDDWDSGFSIHKIDADQDTADLRQPPVLRLVSPVPGNPMCFDVLGRNILIATNPRCGTAPTLVYDTERAGLAVGPPLPAPLLGDFHISVAAADMLYALTYYHRNSLEVMSWAPTVGKEEEDPWSPSPTMDWSWTSVPTPPPFKEDEWITSYAMHPDGRTIFMSALNRSNLRCRTFSFDTRQCEWRFHGGWALPFQGQGYYDSTLDAWVGLHKDGYICSCQVASRSATEQPDWKIVKEKKLFRSVPVRKQAAQDATLTYMGNAKFCIVECVVRQEVEYEDAFGDCDGCMLLITKFGLKYSHKGELQTTSNPTTNSYRVSKYITSFSPTAFWM, encoded by the coding sequence ATGGCTAAGCGGGGGGCGCAGGGACAGGAGAAGAAGCAGGAAAACAAAAGGCCACGGCCTGATCACAAACAGCACCTCTATCTGGTGCTGGATGACTGGGACAGCGGGTTCAGCATCCACAAGATTGACGCCGACCAAGACACTGCTGACCTCCGCCAGCCACCCGTCCTCCGGCTAGTGTCACCTGTACCTGGTAATCCAATGTGCTTCGATGTCCTGGGCAGAAACATCCTCATCGCCACAAACCCACGTTGTGGCACCGCTCCCACCCTTGTCTATGACACGGAAAGGGCAGGACTGGCCGTCGGCCCTCCTCTCCCAGCTCCACTGCTCGGCGATTTTCACATCTCGGTGGCTGCTGCCGACATGCTATATGCCTTGACATACTACCATAGGAACTCCCTTGAGGTGATGTCATGGGCACCCACTGttggcaaggaggaggaggatccaTGGTCTCCAAGTCCAACCATGGACTGGTCCTGGACAAGTGTGCCCACGCCACCGCCATTCAAGGAGGATGAATGGATCACCTCCTACGCCATGCACCCAGATGGACGCACCATCTTCATGTCCGCGCTCAACAGGTCCAATCTGCGATGCCGGACCTTCTCCTTTGACACCAGGCAATGTGAGTGGAGGTTCCATGGGGGATGGGCCTTGCCTTTCCAGGGCCAAGGCTACTATGACAGCACGCTGGACGCATGGGTTGGCCTCCACAAGGATGGTTACATCTGCTCCTGCCAAGTCGCCTCCCGCAGCGCTACCGAGCAGCCAGACTGGAAAATTGTCAAGGAGAAGAAGTTGTTCCGCAGCGTCCCCGTGAGAAAACAAGCAGCCCAAGATGCCACTCTCACCTACATGGGCAACGCCAAGTTTTGCATTGTGGAGTGTGTGGTGCGTCAGGAAGTGGAGTATGAGGATGCTTTTGGTGATTGTGATGGCTGCATGCTCCTGATAACCAAGTTTGGCCTCAAATACAGTCATAAGGGAGAACTGCAAACCACCAGCAATCCCACCACCAACTCCTATCGAGTGTCAAAGTATATCACCTCTTTTTCTCCTACGGCATTCTGGATGTAG
- the LOC124662692 gene encoding uncharacterized protein LOC124662692 has product MDAGGTSKRGRRPIKPRKLRFKPKVPRQKPKKSTAQKPRVEETNPVDAELLKTLRAGRGDAKTLRVIKDEQSAQDSNSAVPSAAKVSLPPVQPGGQKRAQPKRALQIPRAPPVAANAG; this is encoded by the exons ATGGATGCAGGTGGCACCTCCAAGAGAGGCCGTCGTCCTATCAAG CCACGGAAGCTGAGGTTCAAACCAAAAGTGCCACGACAGAAGCCGAAGAAGTCAACTGCACAAAA GCCACGAGTGGAAGAGACAAACCCAGTTGATGCAGAGTTGCTGAAGACACTGAGG GCAGGCCGAGGAGATGCAAAAACCTTGCGTGTTATAAAAG ATGAGCAATCGGCACAGGATTCCAACTCAGCAGTTCCTTCTGCAGCCAAAGTTAGCTTACCACCGGTGCAGCCAGGAGGGCAGAAGCGAGCTCAACCG AAGAGGGCACTTCAAATCCCTAGAGCCCCTCCTGTTGCAGCCAATGCAGGT